CTCATCATACTGTTGACGGTATTTATCCACAAAACGGGCATTATGGATAAATTCCTGGCGCATGGTCTGGTATCTCCGGCCCAGTTTTTCAAATTCTTTCCAGCGGGTCAGGATATAATCTTCCAGTTTCTGGCGTGCAGTCCGGCGAGGATCTTGTACTATCTTCAAGAGTTTTTTCCGTAATATTTCTCCTTCGAGCTGCACAACTTCCTGAAAAGCTTCTTTTTTACTTTCGAAATAATAATACAAGGTACTTTTGGCTTTCCCGGTAGCTTGCGCAATATCATCCATGGTGGTTCCCGTATAACCCTTTGCCATAAAAGCCGTTGCCGCTGCTTTAATCAAGTCTTTCCTTACTTTTTCTTTTTTAGTGAGCATAGAAACCTCTTTTTAGCATCAGGCTAATATATAAAATTTTCAGTCATGCATGCACGCTGTCCTGCACTCTTTTCAGCGCAAAAGAGCAACGTCTTTTAGAAAAGCAAAAAGTATAAGGAAGAATTATACCGGTTTTATTTCACCATTCCGGTAAAGCCCATAAATGCCAGGGCTAAGATACCCGCAGTTACCAAAGCGATGGGAATACCGCGCATTCCTTTCGGAACTTCAATCAGGTCGAGATGCTCACGAATACCGGCAAAGATCACCAGCGCCATGGTATAACCTACCGCCGTAGCCATCGCAAACACCACGCCTTGCATCAGGTCAAAGTGTTTTTGTACCGTCAGGATCGCCACACCCAGTACCGCACAGTTTGTTGTAATCAAAGGAAGGAAAATTCCCAGAGCCTGATACAACGACGGGCTGATTT
The sequence above is drawn from the Candidatus Sulfidibacterium hydrothermale genome and encodes:
- the rsxA gene encoding electron transport complex subunit RsxA, encoding MDYFVIIVSAIFVSNIVLTQFLGICPFLGVSTKISTSVGMGGAVLFVMTLATIVTWIFQYYVLEPMGLVFMQTIVFILVIAALVQMVEIILKKISPSLYQALGIFLPLITTNCAVLGVAILTVQKHFDLMQGVVFAMATAVGYTMALVIFAGIREHLDLIEVPKGMRGIPIALVTAGILALAFMGFTGMVK
- a CDS encoding TetR/AcrR family transcriptional regulator; translated protein: MLTKKEKVRKDLIKAAATAFMAKGYTGTTMDDIAQATGKAKSTLYYYFESKKEAFQEVVQLEGEILRKKLLKIVQDPRRTARQKLEDYILTRWKEFEKLGRRYQTMRQEFIHNARFVDKYRQQYDELERQFIAEIIRQGVKSKEFRIQDSEVELMALTLSLTMKTLEIPFFAEGDVRTFLPKLKRLLDVLFHGLVA